A DNA window from Deltaproteobacteria bacterium GWC2_65_14 contains the following coding sequences:
- a CDS encoding AmmeMemoRadiSam system radical SAM enzyme, translated as MCAAEQRTASWWAPEGDAVRCGLCPHRCLIGEGTRGICRVRENRNGTLLALTYGKVAAVQVDPIEKKPLYHFRPGTHILSIGSIGCNFHCGFCQNHLLVEGGAPLVPVPIPQLVRAAREGGSVGVAYTYNEPLIWFEFVLDCAREFRKAGMVNVLVTNGFISPEPLRELLPVIDAMNIDLKSMSPEFYRKNCGGMLPPVLETIRESAAATHVEVTSLLVTGENDSDEAVRAVVDFVAGIDPEIPLHLSRYFPQHRYSAPPTSPERLAAAWRIARKKLPYVYVGNFSLEGAEDTRCPRCGGVAVRRRGTRTNLSGLSGDRCASCGRTLRFVV; from the coding sequence ATGTGCGCCGCTGAGCAGAGAACGGCCTCCTGGTGGGCCCCGGAGGGGGATGCGGTGCGCTGCGGGCTCTGCCCGCACCGGTGCCTCATCGGGGAGGGAACACGGGGGATCTGCCGGGTGCGGGAGAACCGCAACGGCACCCTGCTCGCGCTGACCTACGGAAAGGTGGCGGCGGTCCAGGTCGACCCGATCGAGAAGAAGCCGCTCTACCACTTCCGCCCCGGAACCCACATCCTGTCGATCGGATCGATCGGCTGCAACTTCCACTGCGGATTCTGCCAGAACCACCTCCTGGTGGAGGGGGGCGCCCCGCTCGTTCCGGTACCCATTCCGCAGCTCGTCCGGGCCGCGCGGGAGGGGGGGTCGGTCGGGGTCGCCTACACCTACAACGAGCCGCTCATCTGGTTCGAGTTCGTCCTGGACTGCGCGCGGGAATTCCGGAAGGCGGGGATGGTCAACGTCCTCGTCACGAACGGGTTCATCTCCCCGGAGCCGCTCCGGGAGCTGCTCCCGGTGATCGACGCGATGAACATCGACCTGAAGTCGATGAGCCCGGAGTTCTACCGGAAGAACTGCGGCGGGATGCTCCCGCCGGTGCTCGAGACGATCCGCGAGAGCGCCGCCGCCACCCACGTGGAGGTCACCAGCCTGCTGGTCACCGGGGAGAACGACTCGGACGAGGCGGTCCGCGCGGTGGTCGACTTCGTGGCCGGGATCGACCCGGAGATCCCGCTCCACCTCTCCCGGTATTTCCCGCAGCACCGCTACTCCGCCCCCCCCACTTCGCCGGAGCGGCTCGCGGCGGCCTGGCGTATCGCACGGAAGAAGCTCCCCTACGTGTACGTGGGGAATTTCTCCCTCGAGGGGGCCGAGGACACCCGTTGCCCCCGCTGCGGAGGGGTGGCGGTACGGCGGCGCGGAACCCGGACGAACCTGTCCGGGTTGTCGGGGGACCGCTGCGCATCCTGCGGCCGGACGCTCCGTTTCGTGGTATAA